A window of the Cannabis sativa cultivar Pink pepper isolate KNU-18-1 chromosome X, ASM2916894v1, whole genome shotgun sequence genome harbors these coding sequences:
- the LOC115702813 gene encoding histone deacetylase 19 isoform X1: MDTGGNSLASGPDGVKRKVCYFYDPEVGNYYYGQGHPMKPHRIRMTHALLAHYGLLQNMQVHKPYPARDRDLCRFHADDYVHFLRNITPETQQDQLRQLKRFNVGEDCPVFDGLYSFCQTYAGGSVGGAVKLNHGLCDIAINWAGGLHHAKKCEASGFCYVNDIVLAILELLKQHERVLYVDIDIHHGDGVEEAFYTTDRVMTVSFHKFGDYFPGTGDIDDIGYAKGKYYSLNVPLDDGIDDESYHFLFKPIMGKVMEVFKPGAVVLQCGADSLSGDRLGCFNLSIKGHAECVKYMRSFNVPLLLLGGGGYTIRNVARCWCYETGVALGVEVEDKMPQHEYYEYFGPDYTLHVAPSNMENKNSRQSLDEIRAKLLDYLSKLQHAPSVQFHDKPPDTELPEADEDQDDPDERWDDDSDMDIDDRKLLRCRVKREVDNNELKEQENQKGNAENTKGYDTAEDDTTFPGLDVGSLAINEPSVKVEQENTNKPADQL, translated from the exons ATGGATACTGGTGGAAATTCACTCGCATCTGGTCCAGATGGAGTGAAGAGAAAGGTCTGCTATTTCTACGACCCAGAAGTGGGTAATTACTATTATGGACAAGGTCATCCAATGAAGCCTCATAGAATCAGAATGACCCATGCTTTACTTGCCCACTATGGTCTTCTTCAGAATATGCAGGTTCACAAACCCTACCCAGCTAGAGACAGAGACCTTTGCCGCTTTCATGCTGATGATTATGTCCACTTTTTGAGGAATATAACCCCTGAAACCCAACAAGACCAACTGAGGCAGCTTAAGCGTTTCAATGTTGGTGAAGACTGTCCTGTATTTGATGGTCTTTACTCCTTTTGTCAGACCTATGCTGGTGGCTCAGTTGGTGGTGCTGTTAAGTTGAATCATGGTCTGTGTGATATTGCCATTAATTGGGCAGGTGGGCTTCACCATGCTAAGAAGTGTGAAGCTTCTGGGTTTTGCTATGTCAATGATATTGTTTTGGCTATATTGGAACTTCTTAAACAGCATGAG CGAGTGTTGTATGTGGACATTGATATCCACCATGGAGATGGAGTGGAGGAAGCATTTTACACAACTGATAGGGTCATGACAGTTTCATTCCACAAATTTGGAGATTATTTCCCTGGTACCGGAGACATAGATGATATTGGTTATGCAAAGGGGAAATACTACTCTCTTAACGTGCCACTTGATGATGGAATAGACGATGAGAGCTACCATTTCTTGTTTAAACCAATCATGGGAAAAGTGATGGAAGTTTTTAAACCCGGGGCTGTGGTTCTTCAGTGTGGTGCTGATTCCTTATCTGGGGACAGGCTAGGATGCTTCAATCTTTCTATCAAAGGTCATGCCGAGTGTGTCAAATATATGAGATCATTTAATGTACCACTGTTGCTTCTTGGTGGCGGTGGATATACCATTCGAAATGTTGCTCGGTGCTGGTGCTATGAG ACCGGAGTTGCACTAGGAGTAGAAGTTGAAGACAAAATGCCACAGCATGAGTACTATGAGTACTTTGGTCCAGACTATACTCTTCACGTTGCTCCTAGTAACATGGAAAATAAGAATTCACGCCAATCACTGGACGAAATCCGAGCTAAGTTGCTCGACTATCTTTCCAAGCTTCAGCATGCACCCAGTGTCCAATTTCACGATAAACCTCCCGACACTGAGCTTCCAGAG GCAGATGAAGATCAAGATGATCCAGATGAGAGATGGGATGACGATTCTGACATGGACATTGATGATCG GAAACTTTTACGTTGCAGAGTAAAGCGAGAAGTTGATAATAACGAACTTAAGGAACAG GAGAATCAAAAAGGAAATGCAGAGAATACTAAAGGCTATGATACTGCAGAAGATGATACTACATTTCCA GGCTTAGATGTGGGATCTTTGGCAATAAATGAACCAAGtgtgaaagttgagcaagagaATACTAATAAGCCAGCTGACCAGCTATAA
- the LOC115702813 gene encoding histone deacetylase 19 isoform X2: MDTGGNSLASGPDGVKRKVCYFYDPEVGNYYYGQGHPMKPHRIRMTHALLAHYGLLQNMQVHKPYPARDRDLCRFHADDYVHFLRNITPETQQDQLRQLKRFNVGEDCPVFDGLYSFCQTYAGGSVGGAVKLNHGLCDIAINWAGGLHHAKKCEASGFCYVNDIVLAILELLKQHERVLYVDIDIHHGDGVEEAFYTTDRVMTVSFHKFGDYFPGTGDIDDIGYAKGKYYSLNVPLDDGIDDESYHFLFKPIMGKVMEVFKPGAVVLQCGADSLSGDRLGCFNLSIKGHAECVKYMRSFNVPLLLLGGGGYTIRNVARCWCYETGVALGVEVEDKMPQHEYYEYFGPDYTLHVAPSNMENKNSRQSLDEIRAKLLDYLSKLQHAPSVQFHDKPPDTELPEADEDQDDPDERWDDDSDMDIDDRKLLRCRVKREVDNNELKEQGLDVGSLAINEPSVKVEQENTNKPADQL; the protein is encoded by the exons ATGGATACTGGTGGAAATTCACTCGCATCTGGTCCAGATGGAGTGAAGAGAAAGGTCTGCTATTTCTACGACCCAGAAGTGGGTAATTACTATTATGGACAAGGTCATCCAATGAAGCCTCATAGAATCAGAATGACCCATGCTTTACTTGCCCACTATGGTCTTCTTCAGAATATGCAGGTTCACAAACCCTACCCAGCTAGAGACAGAGACCTTTGCCGCTTTCATGCTGATGATTATGTCCACTTTTTGAGGAATATAACCCCTGAAACCCAACAAGACCAACTGAGGCAGCTTAAGCGTTTCAATGTTGGTGAAGACTGTCCTGTATTTGATGGTCTTTACTCCTTTTGTCAGACCTATGCTGGTGGCTCAGTTGGTGGTGCTGTTAAGTTGAATCATGGTCTGTGTGATATTGCCATTAATTGGGCAGGTGGGCTTCACCATGCTAAGAAGTGTGAAGCTTCTGGGTTTTGCTATGTCAATGATATTGTTTTGGCTATATTGGAACTTCTTAAACAGCATGAG CGAGTGTTGTATGTGGACATTGATATCCACCATGGAGATGGAGTGGAGGAAGCATTTTACACAACTGATAGGGTCATGACAGTTTCATTCCACAAATTTGGAGATTATTTCCCTGGTACCGGAGACATAGATGATATTGGTTATGCAAAGGGGAAATACTACTCTCTTAACGTGCCACTTGATGATGGAATAGACGATGAGAGCTACCATTTCTTGTTTAAACCAATCATGGGAAAAGTGATGGAAGTTTTTAAACCCGGGGCTGTGGTTCTTCAGTGTGGTGCTGATTCCTTATCTGGGGACAGGCTAGGATGCTTCAATCTTTCTATCAAAGGTCATGCCGAGTGTGTCAAATATATGAGATCATTTAATGTACCACTGTTGCTTCTTGGTGGCGGTGGATATACCATTCGAAATGTTGCTCGGTGCTGGTGCTATGAG ACCGGAGTTGCACTAGGAGTAGAAGTTGAAGACAAAATGCCACAGCATGAGTACTATGAGTACTTTGGTCCAGACTATACTCTTCACGTTGCTCCTAGTAACATGGAAAATAAGAATTCACGCCAATCACTGGACGAAATCCGAGCTAAGTTGCTCGACTATCTTTCCAAGCTTCAGCATGCACCCAGTGTCCAATTTCACGATAAACCTCCCGACACTGAGCTTCCAGAG GCAGATGAAGATCAAGATGATCCAGATGAGAGATGGGATGACGATTCTGACATGGACATTGATGATCG GAAACTTTTACGTTGCAGAGTAAAGCGAGAAGTTGATAATAACGAACTTAAGGAACAG GGCTTAGATGTGGGATCTTTGGCAATAAATGAACCAAGtgtgaaagttgagcaagagaATACTAATAAGCCAGCTGACCAGCTATAA
- the LOC115702812 gene encoding chloride channel protein CLC-e yields MGALGLSWRLPNSQLFHNPLRLRPLPFCTKSSKLQSLPLKRNIESFSLRPCLALSNSTQFQKEEETEEEEEEEESGSNDSGGSGNSNIIIYSCLVGLLTGIGIVLFNKGVHEIRDLFWDGQPHRGASWVREEPIQDIWKRVVLVPASGGLIVGVLNEIRNTLVDDGDGLPSSVWNGVKAVSRPFLKAVAACVTLGTGNSLGPEGPSVEIGTSIAKGVGNVFDKSSNKKLSLVAAGSAAGIASGFNAAVAGCFFAVESVLWPSPTNPSSLTLTNTTSMVILSAVIASVVSEVGLGSEPAFTVPEFDFRSPTELPLYLLLGVLCGLVSLALSKCTSYLMAIADDIRGVPKILFPPLGGLTVGLIALGYPEILYWGFENVDILLESRPFVKGLSADLLVQLVAVKIFTTSLCRASGLVGGYYAPSLFIGAATGMAYGKIVSSVVNQPNPVIDLSILEVASPQAYGLVGMAATLAGVCQVPLTAVLLLFELTQDYRIVLPLLGTVGLSSWVTSRQSRRRDVQGKRKPKPKQEQSPNMLPFSASGLPSNYALMRKEDTTSDLCEIESSLCIEDSDTETENLETKICVSEAMRTRYVTVMMNTLLTEALTLMLMEKQPCAMIVDNDNILIGLLTLKDIQDFSKYAKTRSRISKEVLVSEMCSLDGGNCRVPWAATPSMDLLYVQMIMNKRGIDEVPVVTEQFEDHRGHLVGLLDRECISLTQRALATREYLC; encoded by the exons ATGGGAGCTTTGGGACTCTCATGGCGACTCCCAAATTCTCAGCTTTTTCATAACCCTTTGAGATTGAGACCACTGCCTTTCTGCACCAAATCATCAAAGTTACAATCTTTACCATTGAAGAGGAACATAGAATCATTTTCCTTAAGGCCTTGTTTGGCCCTTTCTAACAGTACCCAATtccaaaaagaagaagaaacagaagaagaagaagaagaagaagaaagtggTTCCAATGACAGTGGTGGAAGTGGGAATtcgaatataataatatattcttGCTTAGTGGGTCTTCTCACAGGGATCGGCATCGTTCTCTTCAATAAAGGA GTTCATGAAATTCGAGACCTGTTCTGGGATGGGCAACCGCACAGAGGAGCTTCTTGGGTGAGAGAGGAGCCAATTCAAGATATATGGAAGCGAGTGGTtcttgttccagcttctggggGTTTGATTGTTGGAGTTCTTAACGAAATTCGAAATACTTTAGTTGATGATGGTGATGGATTGCCTAGTTCAGTTTGGAATGGTGTCAAGGCTGTGTCTCGTCCATTTCTCAAAGCAGTTGCTGCTTGTGTTACTCTTGGTACTGGCAACTCTTTGGGCCCTGAAGGTCCCAGTGTTGAGATTGGAACCTCCATAGCTAAGGGAGTTGGTAATGTGTTTGATAAAAGTTCTAACAAAAAGCTTTCACTTGTGGCTGCTGGATCAGCTGCTGGCATTGCCTCTG GGTTTAATGCTGCTGTTGCTGGTTGTTTCTTTGCTGTGGAGTCAGTCTTGTGGCCATCACCAACTAATCCTTCTTCCTTAACACTTACCAATACCACTTCTATGGTTATACTCAGTGCAGTAATAGCTTCTGTAGTTTCAGAAGTTGGTCTGGGTTCTGAACCAGCCTTTACAGTCCCAGAGTTTGACTTTCGTTCACCTACTG AGCTTCCACTATATCTATTGCTGGGAGTGTTGTGTGGATTGGTGTCATTGGCTCTATCTAAGTGCACGTCGTACTTGATGGCCATTGCTGATGACATTCGCGGTGTACCGAAGATTTTGTTTCCTCCATTAGGTGGCTTAACTGTTGGCTTGATAGCACTGGGATATCCAGAGATTCTTTATTGGGGTTTTGAGAATGTTGACATTTTGTTGGAATCTAGACCCTTTGTGAAAGGCCTCTCAGCTGATCTATTGGTTCAGTTGGTAGCAGTTAAGATCTTCACAACCTCCCTATGTCGTGCCTCGGGATTAGTGGGCGGATACTATGCTCCATCTCTTTTTATTGGTGCAGCAACAGGAATGGCATATGGGAAAATTGTAAGCTCTGTGGTTAATCAGCCTAATCCTGTTATTGATCTCTCCATCTTGGAAGTTGCATCACCACAAGCATATGGCCTG GTTGGGATGGCTGCCACTCTTGCAGGTGTATGTCAAGTGCCTCTTACGGCGGTTTTGCTGCTCTTTGAATTGACACAGGATTATCGGATTGTTCTGCCGCTACTTGGAACTGTGGGGTTGTCTTCATGGGTTACATCCAGACAGTCAAGAAGAAGAGATGTTCAGGGTAAAAGGAAACCGAAACCGAAACAGGAACAAAGTCCTAATATGCTTCCCTTCAGTGCAAGTGGGCTACCTTCTAATTATGCTCTCATGAGAAAGGAAGATACAACAAGTGACCTTTGTGAAATTGAAAGCTCACTTTGTATAGAAGATTCTGATACTGAAACTGAAaatttagaaacaaaaatatGTGTTTCAGAAGCCATGAGGACAAGATATGTGACTGTGATGATGAACACATTGCTTACAGAAGCATTGACTCTCATGCTTATGGAAAAACAGCCTTGTGCTATGATTGTTgataatgataatatattaattgGTTTGCTTACACTTAAAGACATTCAAGATTTCAGTAAATATGCAAAAACAAGAAGCAGAATATCCAAG GAGGTTTTGGTATCTGAGATGTGCTCATTGGATGGAGGAAATTGTAGGGTACCGTGGGCTGCAACGCCGAGTATGGATCTACTCTATGTACAGATGATTATGAATAAGCGCGGGATAGATGAGGTTCCAGTTGTTACCGAGCAATTCGAAGATCACCGAGGGCACCTAGTTGGCCTTTTGGACAGAGAATGCATCAGTCTAACTCAAAG AGCTTTAGCAACCAGAGAGTATCTTTGCTAA
- the LOC115702806 gene encoding UDP-rhamnose/UDP-galactose transporter 3 — MIRVFVPYKEVEKVDNMCTNNNNKGENKKSNKFEVCNFGAWAMNVVSSVGIIMANKELMAPQGFAFGFATTLTGFHFTVTSLVGLVSNAAGYSSSKHAIPLWELVLFSVVANASIAGMNFSLMLNSVGFYQISKLSMIPVVCIMEWILNGKHYSTKVKMAVAVVVIGVGVCTVTDVRINAKGLLCACVAVFSTSLQQITIGTLQKKYSIGSFELLSKTAPIQAISLLILGPFIDYCLTGKSITSYKFSLGAFIFILVSCSLAVFCNISQYLCIGRFSATSFQVLGHMKTVCVLTLGWLLFDLEMTMKNILGMVLAIVGMIIYSWAMEADKQAAASAKSLSIMKEEEDMKLLVNEGTEESLLKDVEYGLSRK, encoded by the exons ATGATAAGGGTCTTTGTACCTTATAAag AGGTAGAGAAAGTAGACAATATGTGTACTAACAATAACAACAAGGGTGAGAATAAAAAATCCAATAAGTTTGAAGTGTGTAACTTTGGAGCATGGGCTATGAATGTGGTAAGCTCTGTTGGGATCATCATGGCCAACAAAGAGCTTATGGCTCCTCAAGGTTTTGCTTTCGGTTTCG CAACAACTCTGACTGGCTTTCATTTCACTGTGACATCCTTGGTTGGTTTGGTGTCAAATGCTGCTGGTTACTCTTCATCAAAGCATGCCATTCCCTTATGGGAACTCGTCTTGTTTTCGGTTGTTGCTAATGCATCAATTGCTGGCATGAACTTCAGTCTCATGCTCAACTCAGTTGGATTTTATCAG ATATCAAAGCTGAGCATGATTCCTGTTGTGTGCATAATGGAGTGGATTCTAAATGGAAAACATTACTCAACCAAAGTGAAAATGGCTGTAGCAGTTGTGGTTATAGGTGTAGGAGTCTGTACAGTAACTGATGTCAGAATTAATGCCAAAGGCCTTTTATGTGCTTGTGTAGCAGTTTTCTCTACTTCTCTACAACAAATT ACCATAGGTACCTTACAGAAGAAGTACTCAATTGGCTCTTTTGAATTGCTAAGCAAAACAGCTCCAATTCAAGCTATTTCCCTTCTAATTCTCGGTCCATTCATTGATTATTGCTTAACTGGAAAATCCATAACAAGCTATAAATTTTCTCTTGGTGCATTT ATTTTCATACTAGTATCTTGCTCCCTAGCTGTGTTCTGCAACATAAGCCAGTACCTCTGCATCGGTCGCTTCTCGGCCACTTCTTTCCAAGTTTTAGGCCACATGAAAACAGTCTGTGTCTTAACACTAGGTTGGCTTCTCTTTGATTTGGAGATGACAATGAAGAACATACTCGGAATGGTGCTCGCCATTGTTGGAATGATCATCTACAGTTGGGCCATGGAGGCTGATAAACAAGCTGCTGCTTCAGCTAAAAGCCTTTCCATCATGAAAGAAGAGGAAGATATGAAGTTGCTTGTGAATGAAGGAACAGAAGAGAGTTTATTAAAAGATGTTGAGTATGGTTTGTCTAGAAAATAG
- the LOC115704099 gene encoding probable glycosyltransferase At5g20260 yields the protein MSTIIYTFFSFFFITCPTIFSNALTNDDPTPYLSPLTFFPNYKTMLNSFKIFIYQPNTALAYNSNTQSLFYASLQKSPFATINGEQAHLFFIPFSTSDLSRIIRDIRKKFSYWNRTLGADHFYLSCGDNTTTTDSDRNVLELRKNSIQISCFPTSSYTKFIPHKDITLPPLPTTAADTIINQLSNANQSYLGYFRYDGEDKDGSHSVLVNQLAVDPDFLVDFEPFDEIRASTSKFCLFEYGFSDMSRIVVALGLGCVPVVISDRLIKDLPFVDVVRWQEIAMFVRFGGGVDEVKHILVRTSGEIYTRMRGMGMKASKHFLWHVSPQPFDCFNTLIYQLWLRRHTIRYALRTME from the coding sequence ATGTCTAcaattatttatacatttttctCATTCTTTTTCATTACTTGCCCCACAATTTTCTCCAATGCTCTCACTAATGACGACCCAACTCCATATCTCTCACCCTTGACATTTTTCCCAAACTATAAAACAATGCTTAactctttcaaaattttcataTACCAACCAAACACAGCCTTAGCTTACAACTCAAACACCCAATCACTCTTCTATGCTTCTCTTCAAAAGAGTCCCTTCGCCACCATTAATGGCGAACAAGCTCACCTCTTCTTCATCCCTTTCAGTACCTCTGATCTCTCCAGAATCATCAGAGATATACGTAAGAAATTTTCTTACTGGAATCGCACTCTCGGCGCCGATCACTTTTACCTCTCCTGCGGTGACAATACTACTACTACCGATTCAGATCGTAACGTTCTCGAGTTGAGGAAGAATTCAATTCAGATCTCATGCTTCCCTACTTCTTCCTACACTAAATTCATTCCTCACAAGGACATTACTCTCCCTCCTCTCCCAACCACTGCAGCAGACACAATCATCAACCAATTGTCAAACGCGAATCAGAGTTATCTAGGTTATTTTAGATACGACGGAGAAGACAAGGATGGTTCACATTCTGTTTTGGTGAATCAATTGGCCGTTGATCCTGATTTTCTGGTTGATTTTGAACCATTCGATGAGATTAGAGCTTCGACAAGTAAATTCTGCTTGTTTGAGTATGGCTTCTCTGATATGTCGAGGATCGTAGTGGCTTTAGGATTAGGGTGCGTGCCGGTGGTGATTAGTGACCGTCTGATTAAGGATCTGCCGTTCGTGGATGTGGTGAGGTGGCAGGAGATTGCAATGTTTGTCAGGTTTGGGGGAGGAGTGGATGAGGTGAAACACATATTGGTTCGCACAAGTGGAGAAATTTACACACGTATGAGAGGAATGGGCATGAAAGCAAGCAAACATTTCCTGTGGCATGTGTCACCTCAGCCGTTCGATTGTTTTAATACGTTGATTTATCAACTCTGGTTAAGGAGACACACAATTAGATACGCGCTTAGGACTATGgagtaa
- the LOC115702808 gene encoding ankyrin repeat domain-containing protein 2A, with amino-acid sequence MASNSQKDSPADEKPASPQSTVPKSETSAGESQTGESRASPIPGVDAPPNPFDFSAMTGLLNDPSIKELAEQIAKDPAFNQMAEQLQKTFQGVQVEEEIPQFDSQQYYSTMQQVMQNPQFMTMAERLGNALMQDPSMSTMLESLQNPANKDQLDERMARIKEDPSLKPILEEIESGGPAAMMRYWNDQDVLKKLGEAMGMGLAVSGDAATSTEKAGTEEAEEAGNDDESIVHHTASVGDVEGLKKALESGANKDEEDSEGRTALHFACGYGEVKCAQALLEAGAKVDALDKNKNTALHYAAGYGRKECVALLLENGAAVTLQNLDGKTPIDVAKLNDQQDVLKLLEKDAFL; translated from the exons ATGAAAAGCCAGCTTCACCACAGAGCACTGTACCCAAATCCGAAACTTCAGCTGGAGAGTCACAGACAGGAGAAAGTAGAGCCAGCCCTATTCCAGGAGTTGATGCTCCTCCAAATCCTTTTGATTTCTCTGCCATGACCGGCTTGCTTAAT GATCCAAGCATCAAGGAGCTAGCTGAACAAATTGCAAAAGATCCTGCTTTTAACCAGATGGCAGAGCAGCTCCAGAAGACTTTTCAAGGCGTGCAAGTTGAAGAAGAAATTCCTCAGTTTGATTCTCAGCAGTATTATTCCACCATGCAACAGGTTATGCAGAATCCTCAGTTTATGACCATGGCTGAGCGCCTTGGTAATGCATTAATGCAG GATCCATCCATGTCTACCATGCTTGAGAGCTTGCAAAATCCAGCAAACAAGGACCAGCTTGATGAACGAATGGCACGCATTAAGGAGGATCCATCTTTGAAGCCTAtcttagaagagatcgagagtGGTGGTCCTGCTGCGATGATGAg GTATTGGAATGATCAGGATGTTCTGAAGAAGCTAGGTGAAGCTATGGGTATGGGTCTTGCTGTTTCAGGAGATGCAGCCACTTCCACTGAGAAGGCTGGAACTGAAGAAGCCGAAGAGGCAGGAAATGATGATGAATCAATTGTTCATCACACTGCTAGTGTTGGTGATGTTGAG GGTCTGAAAAAAGCCCTAGAATCTGGTGCCAATAAGGATGAGGAAGACTCAGAGGGAAGAACAGCATTGCATTTTGCATGTGGATACGGCGAG GTCAAGTGTGCTCAAGCTCTTCTCGAGGCTGGGGCGAAGGTGGATGCTTTGGATAAGAACAAAAATACGGCACTACATTATGCAGCTGGTTATGGAAGGAAGGAGTGTGTGGCACTTCTACTTGAGAATGGCGCCGCTGT TACTCTTCAGAACTTAGATGGGAAGACTCCTATCGATGTTGCGAAGCTCAACGATCAGCAAGATGTACTAAAGTTGCTTGAGAAGGATGCCTTCCTGTAA